The following is a genomic window from Bacteroidota bacterium.
CGGCGCTGATTATGTTCATGCTGATATACACTCAATTCAGTATAATTACCTGAACAACAAGTTATACACCTCCACCGACGGAAGTCTTTGCGAACTATTACCCGGTGGTACCGACTGGATAGATATAAGCGACGGGATAGTGATCTACCAACTTTACAGACTGGGACTTTACCAGGAAGATGATGACCTGGCCATGGTCAGTCCGCAGGATAACGGTGCAACCCTGTTTGATGAAGAAGGATACACCGAGATAGTCCTGGCCGAAGGTTGCGACAATTTCTTCGATTATACAAACCCCCAGATCATGTATTATGGAGGAGTGGGAACCGGTCTTGTGAGGTCTATGAATGGAGGAATACAATACACACAGATCCATCCTCCCGGTGTAACCAAATCCTTGTTTAACCCTCCTTTTATTATCAATCCCATAAATCCGAAATCCATATACTCAGCATTTTACGATGTATATTTGAGTACCAACCGGGGAACAGACTGGATCCAGATATCATCCGGATTGACGACCCAATTACCCTTACAATCACTCGAAATTGCCCCTTCGGATACAAACTACCTGTATACTGCAACTGCCTTAAAAATATGGAGATCCAGGAATTACGGACAGGAGTGGGAGGACATTTCTTCAGGTCTGCCTTACGGTTTGGGTTTATCCGACATTTGCATAGCCCCGGATAACCCGGAACATATCTGGGTAACTTTTCAGGGATTTGATGCGGGAAACAAGGTCTTTTACAGTCAGGATGCTGGGGATTCATGGCAGAACATGACCCTGAACTTACCCAATATGCCGGCAAATTGCCTGGTTTATGAAAACGGCTCCAATAACGGAATATATGTCGGAACGGATATCGGTATCTACTATATGGATGATGATCTTGATGAATGGGTGGATTTCAATGACGGACTTCCAAATGTTATCATTTATGAGCTTGAGATCAATTACTTGTCGGGAAAGATAAAAGCAGCCACCTATGGACGCGGTTTCTGGGAAACACCCTTGATCAATCCCCCGGTACAAACCGGAGAAATTGTCGAAAATCCAGGTGTAATATCAGTTTTTCCAAATCCGGCATCCGATATCATTAATATTAAGATCAGCGATGCTCAATCGGATAAATGCATTATGACAATTCATGATATGATGAACAAGACCGTTTGGAGTGAGAATTTATACAATATTTCCGGAGAATCCATTATCGAGGTTGACCTCAAGCACCTGGCAAGGGGACCTTATATTCTTCGGATCAATCATTCCGGACAGGAATATATCCGAAAGATACTGCTTAAATAATCTACATTCGTGCAATCCGGTAAAGGGATTATCTTACAGGAAAAAAATTCCGAACAGATAATCCCTTTGCTTATTTTTACTCATGAATAATCCAATATTTATGAAAGAAATACTTATTATCCTTGCTTTATCCCTTTCTTTTCAAGGTGTAATAATTGCAACTCCTGAAAACACGGCAACAAGGGATACGGTCATAGTACAAGCCTTTACCTTCCGGGATCCCAGTCCGGAAGGCTGGAATGCACCTTACAGGGGAAAGTTCATGTTCCCTATGGGTCCATTGAAATGGGAAAAAATAGTGATGGTTAAAACCCTGAAGTGCGATTCTGCTACCAAAGGGGACCAATACCCTTGTGGAGAATGGGATTACCTGACCCATACCTTTGTGTTCAAACCTAAGGGCGACACCGTGGAGGCTTTTCAATTAGGCAGTTTTGTCACTCCTTATGGTAAAAGACTGAAAATGGGTGGGGAACAAGGTTGGACCTGGTATTACGATGTGACGGATTATGCCCCTCTTCTCCGGGGGCTTACAGAAATTGAAAGCGGTAATAACCAGGAACTACTCGATTTAAAATTTCTTTTCATACCAGGAACACCACCCAGGGATGTCATCTCCATTGAGAATCTTTATCCTTTTGGCACTTACAATTACGGACAGCTTGCCGACGACAGTGTTCTGAAACAAATAGAAGTGGTACTCAATCCTGATGCACATGGGTTCCTTCTCCGGGCCAGGATTTCAGGTCACGGACATGAAGGTCCGCGGAATTGCTGTGAGTGGGACAGTAAAACGCATACTTATTATATCGACGACTGGGATCATTACCGCTGGAATGTCTGGAAAGACTGTGGATTTAATCCTATTTACCCCCAGGGTGGCACATGGCCT
Proteins encoded in this region:
- a CDS encoding T9SS type A sorting domain-containing protein, coding for MKNVFVTVLLLCFLPLTFTAQPWIRFLPDEPGRITDFNIHKKAFQEWLASEDAPSIKAIKQFRRMEFFMNGRMDETGSFPSHHYWNESNRIIRERAQRDTRYGSWSCLGPFYAPPILSGSRKGGIGRIDCISFHPANPDIFYIGAPSGGCWKTTDGGVTWEVLNDYFPTLGVSDVEIHPQHPDTIYLATGTRDVWWETYSAGVLKSYNGGVDWEETGLSFNVQQKRFVYELLMNPANPDIMLAATNSGIYRTVNAGDDWSLVQPGNIKDISFAPGDFSTVYASTFSYSGNVHVFRSLNGGESFEALTNLPFSSYDVNRITIGVTPANPDIVYLLCSDASNSGFYGLYRSDNRGDSWIHASAGNTLNLLGWSQYGNDTGGQGWFTVSLAIDPTDANHIYVGGVNIWESFDGGASWEINAHWLGYAGADYVHADIHSIQYNYLNNKLYTSTDGSLCELLPGGTDWIDISDGIVIYQLYRLGLYQEDDDLAMVSPQDNGATLFDEEGYTEIVLAEGCDNFFDYTNPQIMYYGGVGTGLVRSMNGGIQYTQIHPPGVTKSLFNPPFIINPINPKSIYSAFYDVYLSTNRGTDWIQISSGLTTQLPLQSLEIAPSDTNYLYTATALKIWRSRNYGQEWEDISSGLPYGLGLSDICIAPDNPEHIWVTFQGFDAGNKVFYSQDAGDSWQNMTLNLPNMPANCLVYENGSNNGIYVGTDIGIYYMDDDLDEWVDFNDGLPNVIIYELEINYLSGKIKAATYGRGFWETPLINPPVQTGEIVENPGVISVFPNPASDIINIKISDAQSDKCIMTIHDMMNKTVWSENLYNISGESIIEVDLKHLARGPYILRINHSGQEYIRKILLK